One part of the Bacteroidia bacterium genome encodes these proteins:
- a CDS encoding efflux RND transporter periplasmic adaptor subunit produces MDRAISKERIQQQWAKRILTAIGILAFIGLAYYLTRRGLALSIDGDRILISTAEIGKVAHTLTASGLVSPAFEEVISSPIQANIKEVLIPLGTEIKPGQSILALDKSFAQLDYEKQMQELQLNANSIKKTRLELKKSLFNLKITDSTQALNIAQLEAELEDAKRLEKIGGGTREEVSLIETKLKIANLEKQKLEFDLSIEQQQTEASLEDLKIQYNIQSNNVKTIKEKLDRADIVASREGILTWANENIGTTIREGEMLARVADLSSYKVIANCSDVFMDRLQRGMEVIIEINDEERTPGRIANIRPSVENNIMTFEVELEERDHQLLRPNMKVDVYVITASKSNVVRVENGPAFNGRSTKYVYVVEGNKAIRRDILVGLNSFDFVEIEKNLNPGEKVIISDMSRYENRREISID; encoded by the coding sequence ATGGACAGAGCCATTTCAAAGGAACGTATACAACAACAGTGGGCCAAGCGTATTTTGACCGCTATAGGCATCCTGGCCTTTATTGGTCTGGCCTATTACCTGACTCGAAGAGGCTTAGCCTTGAGCATAGATGGAGACCGAATTCTGATCTCCACTGCCGAAATCGGAAAGGTAGCCCATACCCTCACTGCCAGTGGACTGGTAAGTCCTGCCTTCGAAGAAGTCATCTCCAGTCCCATTCAAGCCAATATCAAGGAGGTCTTAATTCCTCTGGGAACGGAGATCAAGCCCGGGCAGTCAATTCTCGCTTTGGACAAATCCTTTGCACAGCTGGATTATGAGAAACAGATGCAGGAATTACAACTGAATGCAAACAGCATTAAGAAGACCCGCCTCGAATTGAAAAAGAGCCTATTCAATCTCAAAATCACGGATTCAACTCAGGCGCTAAATATCGCTCAGCTGGAAGCGGAACTGGAAGACGCAAAACGACTGGAAAAGATCGGTGGGGGAACGCGTGAGGAGGTAAGTCTGATTGAGACTAAGCTCAAGATCGCCAATCTGGAAAAGCAAAAACTGGAGTTTGATCTCAGCATCGAACAACAGCAAACCGAGGCCAGTCTGGAGGATCTGAAGATTCAATACAACATCCAAAGCAATAATGTAAAGACCATAAAGGAAAAACTGGATCGTGCAGATATCGTGGCTTCCCGTGAAGGGATACTGACCTGGGCAAATGAAAATATCGGAACTACGATTCGGGAAGGAGAAATGCTGGCGCGAGTCGCAGATCTCAGCAGCTATAAGGTCATTGCCAATTGCTCAGATGTGTTTATGGATCGATTGCAGAGGGGTATGGAGGTAATTATTGAGATAAATGATGAAGAAAGAACACCTGGCAGGATCGCCAATATCCGTCCCAGTGTTGAGAATAATATCATGACTTTCGAAGTAGAATTGGAAGAAAGAGATCATCAGCTCCTTCGCCCCAATATGAAAGTAGATGTTTATGTGATTACCGCTTCAAAATCAAATGTTGTACGAGTAGAAAATGGTCCGGCTTTCAATGGGCGCAGTACCAAATATGTATATGTGGTGGAAGGAAATAAGGCGATCAGAAGAGATATACTCGTCGGCCTCAACAGCTTTGATTTTGTCGAGATCGAGAAAAACCTGAACCCTGGAGAGAAAGTCATCATCAGTGATATGTCTCGTTACGAAAACCGCAGAGAAATAAGCATAGATTAG
- a CDS encoding outer membrane beta-barrel protein: protein MRVITTNKTKLAKIFAIFSLSFIFFGSQLQAQKFKFGPRIGVATSPLNGSDFNFDDFEVSFQDGSAEYKAGVFARLQLFGLYVQPEFLFSTSSGNFLVSDLVNGGSEILREQYYNVEIPIMAGIKLGPFRAHGGPVYRINLDNNSDFLSINGFGRGFRESTVSLQAGVGLDIGRKMVLDINYGFNLSDNRDEISLFGQTHELTEQGAQLSASLGFSF, encoded by the coding sequence ATGCGTGTAATTACAACAAACAAAACAAAACTGGCGAAGATCTTCGCTATTTTCTCCCTAAGCTTCATTTTCTTTGGTAGCCAGCTACAAGCCCAAAAGTTTAAATTCGGTCCCAGAATCGGAGTAGCTACTTCTCCTTTAAATGGAAGTGATTTCAATTTCGATGACTTTGAAGTTTCTTTTCAGGATGGTAGCGCTGAGTATAAAGCCGGTGTATTTGCCCGCTTACAACTTTTCGGTCTGTATGTACAACCCGAATTCCTATTCTCTACTTCTTCTGGTAATTTCCTCGTATCCGATCTTGTAAACGGTGGTAGCGAAATTCTCCGTGAGCAGTATTACAATGTAGAAATTCCCATCATGGCTGGGATCAAATTAGGCCCTTTCCGCGCACATGGTGGCCCAGTTTACCGAATCAATCTGGACAACAACTCTGACTTCCTTTCCATCAATGGATTTGGACGTGGCTTCAGAGAATCAACAGTTTCTCTTCAAGCAGGTGTAGGTCTGGATATCGGTAGAAAGATGGTGTTGGATATCAACTATGGATTCAACCTTTCTGACAATCGCGATGAGATCAGCCTCTTCGGTCAAACACACGAACTGACTGAACAAGGAGCGCAGCTCTCTGCAAGTCTGGGATTCTCTTTCTAA
- a CDS encoding FG-GAP-like repeat-containing protein, with amino-acid sequence MSAQRDSQPPKTRFSLSPKQKTTFQTTTAGAVLLCALLFNYASSEQPLDDVFFSTSVTQEIDICIDQGTIELEYLNTSGFALTGQEITVEFPSGITYVAGSLTDTSGYNVVEEDISDLANPIFSMDDLGDGETLPFSINFEADPAAMAYILAGNTPDNVIKLVTNEGIAESSSGPYNVLYPSISIVNLSPSSQSVVSGDTASRSMTIINAGNGRLSSFFVTDIHGEGIELVSSNFGTINASKDTIFFGASDFQQFGDNDEYFDTNESFSFEENLVATGCSDATVSSVISAIWGCNGQNTTNSTTNGHVNVSLKMPSLSLSATSNLESCFGAGVPNNQEIEIENTGQGIAMDVEVEIYKSSGGSFDEDLFSRIDTASITYKVGANGSPIHISPTSVVNNRTDGNYSCLGSNPIGKVVLDLPNIDPDETIFINWDTYSCCVNVCSSEENTGWKYKVSYTDACGQSPTSSTKKGEDTRSGTMSVLPETPSDIQDGQTESFDFTISSHTNEYPEGNGAHYLVEFSIPQGLSWSGNSSDLTFTSGTNVWTGQDINYNSSTRLLEVKYFLPEAFDIPKSELSVNLTGDCTGISNSTEDIALGLDISYVPDTTCTSDCSLPFLCNEIATVALHCPGPCDEGMAFKQYDIARISYGAPDDNQDGKADGSGSVDLASIKTNRAMVGDTLRGTFTGVVKTSGSHPSWAQGYADSEIEKGTNLSSAGASLKVYDASAGSYITCNGVSVNSSDNGSLRTFTYDFSPSTLSSGCSDFNSFTFGEGDSVWLYTDYKVTGNIGGAIEEIDIDNNYYVSDVSSPTSSSDKYQCDTWGGRFTLIGYYFENSTGTNVTIKGCSKVIQQNFKLSIGDCCSNFEGGNLFPYEYRNWAHVKQAFTVIPDNYEVLQMYVKQKRTKSTNTSATQTVNDIVPTYNSNDTLIFDLEQYYSEFGGSLLYSDDGFSGTLYIEIAPSCDVTPSTYQDMPWKFTFVESDMLSGAETDWYTSDPDRVRWTPPSLDLSSPNPTIDGIGKTVTWTLDIENTSSSSNSDNAWFHIKNPSGEVNIEYVIDASSGDTLSLSGDIYQVGSINKGNTSSYYITASYSACGNDNIEVYSGYECSAYPDSFANFTCSYSQMSLYMEPKTAELQMTLSGQYTGDECGKEIEVTLELASVQIAHVDSMKVEVQLPSSGSMSLKASSSSLKYPLSGSYFNFADPTVSSNKFEINTWEINSTIAENGMPGVMDLDNNRVSIRFYLEVGNSYQPGELVQISAYSESPCDQDLATINLAYDPSIKLTKPEATGLSDDQGHSWSASWADYDNDGYEDLYVTEFMHWKGNYLYRNKGDGSFERITAGDMVNDKGAAAGSSWGDYDNDGDLDLFVSNNVRAVNHLYQNNGDGSFTRVDAGDVSDYGGYCHNAAWIDYDNDGWLDLFVSDYMPTKFNMLYKNNGDGTFTTQTGTELSLEAKFSMGATWADYDMDGLLDVFVPNGRNDNNSLYHNDGNGKFTKVTDGDIVNDGGNSTGSSWADFDNDGDMDLYVTNASNQKNFLYVNNGDGSFTKNTSSVIVSEQGHSHGSGWLDLENDGDLDLIVGNDADNPNFLYTNNGDGTFTKQANTLTEDEENSMGLAFADADNDGDMDIFVANKSNQTNSFYLNSSGQCNNWKCFILQGERSNKSAIGARIRVKATIDGQVVWQTREISSQSGGGSSSQSTLRAYFGLGDATNIDSVVIDWPSGFEQHLTNVYTNDCQTIVEEEGAEICGTVFYDMNGNCTQDPGENGVPNVLLEILPGPKYVTTNNLGEYKIYRQYGTYTVKIAQAEGWSMANSCDDEYNIVYESANRTSSNSFCGKDFAMEPDCAKPDLVSYLSSTALRRGFRNSYAISYLNRGSLAAYDVNLSVEFDNEIIPLNADTDWNSMVVGDSTTTYSWTLDTLSPMQQASIMITDSVSTEAEMGKMTRVKSNFSMAQEDCDPTNNSNVDYNEVVGSIDPNDILVFPSGSILHKDTLTYKIRFQNVGTKFAQRVLILDTLSEHFDLSSLHVETASHPYRYELSEDRVLSFIFDHIYLPDSVSNEPKSHGFVQYKIMVDELTPMKSKITNRAAIQFDYNEFIITNTVKNRVFDTKSLAFDNKLKMELAPNPMVTESFIRIVSTEDAETRVNIVALEMFDITGKRVKYISRLNHQEVRIDANNLTSGVYILKVRDQNGLSHSEKLVVE; translated from the coding sequence ATGTCGGCACAAAGAGATTCTCAACCCCCAAAGACGCGGTTTAGCCTCAGTCCCAAGCAAAAAACCACTTTTCAGACCACTACAGCTGGAGCGGTTTTATTGTGTGCCTTGCTTTTCAATTATGCATCTAGCGAACAACCGCTTGATGACGTCTTTTTCTCCACCTCCGTTACCCAGGAAATCGATATCTGTATAGATCAGGGTACGATTGAGCTGGAATACCTCAATACTTCAGGTTTTGCATTGACAGGTCAGGAAATCACCGTAGAGTTTCCTTCTGGCATCACCTATGTAGCCGGAAGTTTAACAGATACAAGCGGCTATAATGTGGTAGAGGAAGACATATCAGATCTGGCAAATCCCATATTTTCTATGGATGATTTGGGGGATGGGGAAACCCTTCCTTTCTCCATAAATTTTGAGGCAGATCCAGCAGCAATGGCTTACATTCTCGCCGGCAACACTCCAGATAATGTAATAAAGCTTGTAACAAATGAAGGGATAGCGGAAAGTAGTTCGGGTCCCTACAATGTTTTATATCCTTCCATAAGTATTGTAAATCTGAGCCCCAGTTCTCAATCTGTAGTCTCCGGCGATACTGCTAGCAGGTCTATGACCATTATCAATGCCGGCAATGGGCGATTGAGCAGCTTTTTTGTAACAGATATTCATGGAGAGGGCATTGAATTGGTCAGCAGTAATTTTGGAACCATCAATGCCAGTAAAGACACCATTTTCTTTGGAGCCAGCGATTTTCAACAGTTTGGTGATAATGACGAATATTTTGATACCAATGAATCTTTCAGTTTTGAAGAAAATCTGGTAGCTACGGGCTGTAGTGATGCTACGGTTTCCTCTGTAATAAGTGCTATATGGGGATGTAATGGGCAAAACACCACCAATTCTACTACCAATGGGCACGTAAATGTCAGCCTCAAAATGCCTAGTCTCTCTTTGAGTGCGACCAGCAATCTCGAATCCTGCTTTGGAGCAGGCGTTCCAAATAATCAGGAAATAGAAATAGAAAATACGGGTCAGGGAATCGCCATGGATGTAGAAGTGGAAATCTATAAATCTTCCGGTGGCTCCTTTGATGAAGACCTATTCTCTCGCATAGATACTGCCAGCATTACCTATAAAGTAGGAGCAAATGGAAGTCCTATTCATATTTCACCTACTTCCGTAGTGAATAACAGGACCGATGGCAATTACTCCTGTTTAGGCAGCAATCCAATTGGCAAAGTAGTGCTTGACCTTCCCAATATCGATCCGGATGAAACCATTTTTATCAATTGGGATACCTATAGTTGTTGTGTAAATGTTTGTAGCAGTGAGGAGAATACGGGCTGGAAATACAAAGTGAGTTACACAGATGCCTGCGGCCAAAGTCCGACTTCCTCCACCAAAAAAGGAGAGGATACTCGCTCGGGTACCATGAGCGTTCTTCCGGAAACCCCCTCTGATATTCAGGATGGACAAACCGAAAGTTTTGACTTTACCATATCCAGCCATACCAATGAATATCCGGAAGGAAATGGTGCACATTATCTGGTAGAATTTAGCATTCCTCAAGGATTGAGCTGGAGTGGGAATTCAAGTGATTTAACTTTCACCAGTGGTACCAATGTCTGGACAGGCCAGGACATCAATTATAATAGCAGCACGCGTCTGCTTGAGGTAAAATACTTTTTACCCGAAGCCTTTGATATTCCCAAATCGGAACTCTCGGTTAATCTGACCGGAGACTGCACCGGAATAAGCAATAGCACAGAAGACATCGCCCTTGGATTAGATATTTCTTACGTTCCTGATACAACTTGTACGAGTGATTGCAGCCTTCCATTCTTATGCAATGAAATTGCTACGGTTGCCCTTCACTGCCCCGGTCCATGTGATGAAGGAATGGCCTTTAAGCAATATGATATTGCCAGGATCAGTTATGGAGCCCCTGACGATAATCAGGATGGGAAAGCAGATGGAAGTGGGTCTGTTGACCTTGCAAGTATCAAAACCAATCGCGCTATGGTTGGTGATACCTTAAGAGGAACATTTACAGGAGTCGTCAAAACTTCAGGGAGCCATCCTTCCTGGGCTCAGGGATATGCAGATTCTGAAATAGAAAAAGGAACAAATCTTAGTTCAGCCGGAGCCAGTTTAAAAGTATATGATGCTTCTGCAGGAAGCTATATTACCTGTAATGGAGTGAGTGTAAACAGTAGCGACAATGGAAGTCTGCGAACCTTTACGTATGACTTTAGTCCCTCCACCCTTTCCAGCGGATGTAGTGATTTCAATTCTTTCACTTTTGGCGAAGGGGACTCCGTTTGGTTATATACCGATTATAAAGTTACGGGAAATATAGGAGGAGCAATCGAGGAAATAGATATTGATAATAATTATTATGTCAGTGATGTATCCAGTCCTACTTCTTCCTCAGACAAATATCAATGCGATACCTGGGGAGGTCGTTTTACCCTGATTGGATACTACTTTGAAAATAGTACGGGTACCAATGTAACCATCAAAGGATGTTCAAAAGTTATTCAGCAGAATTTCAAGTTGAGCATAGGAGATTGCTGTTCCAATTTTGAGGGTGGAAATCTCTTCCCTTATGAATATCGGAACTGGGCGCATGTAAAGCAGGCTTTCACGGTTATCCCGGATAACTACGAAGTTCTGCAGATGTATGTCAAGCAGAAAAGGACCAAATCCACCAATACCAGTGCGACCCAGACTGTCAATGATATTGTTCCGACTTACAATAGCAATGACACCCTGATTTTTGATCTGGAACAGTACTATTCAGAATTTGGCGGTTCCTTATTGTACTCTGATGATGGATTCTCAGGTACACTCTATATCGAAATCGCACCTAGTTGTGATGTGACGCCAAGTACCTATCAGGATATGCCCTGGAAGTTTACCTTCGTTGAATCGGATATGCTAAGTGGTGCTGAAACGGATTGGTACACTTCTGATCCGGATCGGGTAAGATGGACACCTCCATCTTTAGATTTATCCTCCCCCAACCCGACCATCGACGGAATCGGAAAAACAGTAACCTGGACCCTTGATATCGAGAACACTTCTTCTTCTTCAAATTCAGATAATGCCTGGTTCCACATCAAAAATCCAAGTGGTGAGGTAAATATTGAATATGTGATTGATGCGAGCAGTGGGGATACCCTGAGCCTGAGTGGAGACATCTACCAGGTAGGATCTATCAACAAAGGGAATACAAGCAGTTATTATATTACCGCTTCCTATTCAGCCTGTGGCAATGACAATATCGAAGTGTATTCAGGCTATGAATGTTCGGCTTATCCGGATTCCTTCGCAAATTTCACCTGCTCCTATTCTCAAATGAGTCTCTACATGGAGCCCAAAACCGCTGAACTTCAAATGACCCTCAGTGGTCAATACACAGGAGATGAGTGTGGGAAAGAAATAGAAGTTACCCTGGAATTGGCCAGTGTACAGATTGCGCATGTGGATAGCATGAAAGTAGAAGTACAACTGCCATCTTCCGGAAGCATGAGCCTCAAAGCCTCTTCTTCCAGTTTGAAATACCCCCTATCCGGATCTTATTTCAACTTTGCTGATCCGACAGTCAGCAGCAATAAGTTTGAGATCAACACCTGGGAAATCAATTCAACCATTGCAGAGAATGGCATGCCAGGGGTAATGGATCTGGATAATAATCGAGTCAGCATTAGATTCTACCTAGAAGTAGGGAACTCTTATCAACCGGGGGAATTAGTCCAAATAAGCGCCTATTCAGAATCCCCTTGTGATCAGGACCTGGCTACCATAAACCTGGCTTATGATCCTAGTATCAAATTGACCAAACCAGAAGCCACCGGGCTCTCAGATGATCAGGGCCATAGTTGGAGTGCATCCTGGGCAGATTACGATAATGATGGATATGAAGACCTCTATGTTACTGAGTTCATGCACTGGAAAGGAAATTATCTATACAGAAATAAGGGAGATGGTAGCTTCGAAAGAATCACTGCCGGAGATATGGTAAATGATAAAGGAGCGGCTGCAGGAAGTAGCTGGGGCGATTATGACAATGATGGCGATTTGGACCTATTTGTTTCCAATAATGTCCGGGCAGTCAATCACCTCTACCAAAACAATGGGGACGGCAGCTTCACCCGAGTAGATGCCGGAGATGTATCAGACTATGGAGGCTATTGCCACAATGCGGCCTGGATCGATTATGACAATGATGGCTGGCTGGATCTATTTGTCTCGGATTATATGCCGACCAAATTCAATATGCTATATAAAAACAATGGCGACGGCACCTTTACGACCCAAACAGGAACAGAGCTTTCTTTGGAAGCCAAATTCTCTATGGGAGCGACCTGGGCAGATTATGATATGGATGGCTTATTGGATGTTTTTGTTCCCAATGGACGTAATGACAACAATTCCCTATATCACAATGATGGAAATGGTAAGTTCACCAAAGTAACAGATGGAGATATTGTAAATGATGGAGGAAATTCGACGGGAAGTAGTTGGGCTGATTTTGACAATGATGGAGATATGGACCTCTATGTGACCAATGCCAGTAATCAGAAGAATTTCCTTTATGTGAATAATGGAGACGGAAGTTTTACCAAAAACACTTCTTCCGTCATTGTATCCGAACAAGGACATTCGCATGGATCGGGTTGGTTGGATTTGGAGAATGATGGAGACCTTGACCTCATCGTAGGTAATGATGCAGATAATCCGAATTTCCTCTATACCAATAATGGGGATGGGACTTTCACCAAGCAAGCAAATACCTTAACAGAGGATGAGGAAAACAGTATGGGTCTGGCTTTTGCCGACGCAGACAATGATGGAGATATGGATATTTTCGTGGCGAATAAAAGCAATCAGACCAATTCCTTCTATTTAAATTCCAGTGGCCAATGTAACAATTGGAAGTGCTTTATTTTACAGGGGGAAAGGTCTAATAAATCCGCCATTGGAGCACGTATTCGAGTAAAAGCAACCATCGATGGGCAGGTTGTATGGCAAACACGTGAAATCAGTTCCCAATCAGGAGGTGGTTCCAGTAGTCAAAGTACCCTGAGAGCCTATTTTGGACTGGGAGATGCTACGAATATTGATTCAGTGGTCATTGATTGGCCTTCTGGTTTTGAGCAACATCTCACCAATGTTTACACCAATGATTGCCAGACCATTGTAGAAGAAGAGGGTGCAGAGATTTGTGGAACAGTCTTCTATGATATGAATGGAAATTGTACACAAGATCCGGGCGAAAATGGAGTTCCTAATGTATTGCTCGAAATTCTTCCCGGACCGAAGTACGTTACCACCAATAATTTAGGAGAATACAAGATTTATCGTCAGTACGGAACCTATACCGTAAAAATAGCACAAGCTGAAGGATGGAGCATGGCAAATTCCTGTGATGATGAATATAACATCGTCTATGAAAGTGCTAACCGTACTTCTTCCAATTCCTTTTGTGGTAAAGACTTTGCCATGGAACCGGATTGTGCTAAGCCAGACCTCGTAAGTTATCTATCAAGTACAGCCTTGCGTAGAGGCTTCAGAAATAGCTATGCCATCTCTTACCTCAATAGAGGGAGCCTGGCAGCCTATGATGTAAATCTGTCCGTAGAGTTCGACAATGAGATTATTCCATTGAATGCGGACACAGACTGGAATTCGATGGTAGTCGGAGACAGTACTACGACATATTCTTGGACCCTGGATACTTTAAGTCCCATGCAACAGGCTTCCATCATGATCACAGACTCTGTATCTACGGAGGCCGAAATGGGTAAAATGACTCGAGTGAAGTCAAACTTCAGCATGGCTCAGGAGGATTGTGATCCGACCAATAATTCAAATGTAGATTATAATGAAGTCGTAGGCTCGATTGATCCCAACGACATTCTGGTATTCCCAAGTGGGAGCATTCTGCATAAAGATACCCTGACCTATAAAATCAGGTTCCAGAATGTAGGGACTAAATTCGCGCAAAGGGTACTCATACTCGATACGCTCTCAGAGCATTTCGACCTAAGTAGCCTGCATGTGGAGACCGCTAGCCATCCGTATAGATATGAGTTATCAGAAGATAGAGTATTGAGCTTCATCTTTGATCACATCTATTTACCGGACAGTGTTTCTAATGAGCCTAAGAGTCATGGCTTTGTTCAGTACAAAATCATGGTAGATGAATTGACGCCAATGAAAAGCAAGATCACCAATCGGGCAGCCATACAGTTCGACTACAATGAGTTTATCATCACTAATACGGTCAAGAATCGGGTATTTGATACCAAGAGCCTTGCCTTTGACAATAAACTCAAAATGGAATTGGCACCCAATCCCATGGTAACAGAATCCTTTATCCGCATAGTTTCTACCGAGGATGCTGAAACCCGGGTCAATATTGTGGCCTTGGAAATGTTTGACATCACCGGCAAGCGAGTCAAATACATTTCTCGCCTCAATCACCAGGAGGTACGCATTGATGCCAACAACCTGACCTCAGGCGTCTACATCCTCAAAGTCAGAGACCAGAATGGATTGAGCCATTCGGAGAAGTTGGTGGTTGAGTAA
- the metG gene encoding methionine--tRNA ligase, with protein sequence MNTKAYTITSALPYANGPLHIGHLAGAYLPADIFVRYLRMRGNDVLWVCGSDEHGAAVTLRAKKEGTTPKAIVDQYHIQIKETFERFGIDFDIYHRTTEPLHHKTSQDFFSVLYEKGAFVKKTSEQYYDEEYDQFLADRYIKGTCPNCSYEAAYGDQCENCGTSLSPTELINPLSTLSEKTPILRETTHWYLQLDKAQPWLEEWLLEGKKGKWKNNVYGQCSSWLKEGLQPRSMTRDLDWGVDVPLEEAVGKKLYVWLDAPIGYISATKQWALDNGKDWEPYWKSQDNPEDDRTLIHFIGKDNIVFHCIIFPSILHFHEGYLLPENVPANEFLNLEGDKMSTSRNHAVWVHEFLDEFPGKNDVLRYALCSILPENKDSDFTWKDFQARNNNELAAILGNFVNRIIVLTNKYYEAVLPAEIDYSGNPAIAEAFKQIDQHIAQLEKSIETYRFREALTEFMNVARVGNKFLTDQEPWKKWKASPEEVAPILAASLQIIAKLGILSKVFLPETADKIFNLLKIDKDAYSWGDLGRTDLIQAGHQIFKGKAEILFSQIDDAVVEAQLKKLEDAKNIATSNFPPSKGEISFDDFQKMDIRMGTILEAQKVPKADKLLQFKVDTGIDVRTIVSGVAKYFKPEDLLGKQVPVLVNLAPRKIRGVVSQGMILFAEDSSEELHLLNPLKEIESGSMVN encoded by the coding sequence ATGAACACAAAAGCGTATACCATTACCTCTGCTTTGCCCTATGCTAATGGGCCATTGCACATAGGTCACCTTGCCGGGGCCTACTTACCTGCCGATATTTTTGTCAGGTATTTGCGCATGCGGGGGAATGATGTGCTTTGGGTGTGTGGGAGTGATGAACATGGAGCAGCTGTTACCTTACGAGCAAAAAAGGAGGGGACCACACCAAAAGCCATCGTCGATCAATACCACATTCAAATCAAAGAAACCTTTGAGCGCTTTGGGATTGATTTCGACATATACCACAGAACCACAGAGCCCCTTCACCATAAAACTTCGCAGGATTTCTTTTCGGTCCTGTATGAAAAAGGAGCATTCGTCAAGAAAACTTCTGAGCAGTACTATGATGAAGAATATGATCAGTTTCTGGCCGATCGCTATATCAAAGGGACCTGTCCCAATTGTAGTTATGAAGCCGCTTATGGAGACCAATGTGAAAACTGTGGAACCTCTTTAAGCCCTACTGAATTGATCAATCCCCTTTCTACCCTCAGTGAAAAAACTCCGATTTTACGCGAGACGACTCACTGGTATCTACAGCTCGACAAAGCCCAACCCTGGTTGGAAGAGTGGTTGCTGGAAGGAAAGAAAGGGAAATGGAAGAACAATGTTTACGGGCAATGTTCCTCCTGGCTCAAAGAAGGCCTCCAACCCCGGAGCATGACGCGCGACCTGGATTGGGGGGTAGATGTTCCGTTGGAAGAAGCCGTTGGCAAAAAGTTGTACGTTTGGCTGGATGCGCCTATAGGCTACATTTCAGCTACCAAACAATGGGCACTCGATAATGGAAAAGACTGGGAACCCTATTGGAAAAGCCAGGACAATCCTGAAGATGATCGGACCTTGATCCATTTCATCGGAAAGGACAATATCGTTTTCCACTGCATCATCTTCCCCAGCATCCTCCACTTCCACGAAGGATATCTCTTACCGGAAAATGTTCCGGCCAATGAGTTCCTCAACCTGGAAGGAGATAAGATGAGTACCTCCCGCAATCATGCGGTTTGGGTACATGAATTCCTGGACGAATTTCCTGGAAAGAACGATGTGTTGAGATATGCGCTTTGTTCCATCCTGCCAGAGAATAAAGACAGTGATTTTACCTGGAAAGACTTTCAGGCCAGAAATAATAATGAACTGGCGGCCATCCTTGGAAATTTTGTAAACCGCATCATTGTATTGACCAATAAATACTATGAAGCTGTTTTGCCAGCAGAAATAGATTATAGTGGAAATCCTGCAATCGCAGAAGCATTCAAGCAAATCGATCAACATATCGCCCAGCTGGAGAAATCCATTGAGACGTATCGCTTCAGAGAAGCTTTGACGGAGTTTATGAATGTGGCTCGGGTCGGGAATAAATTCCTCACAGACCAGGAGCCCTGGAAAAAGTGGAAAGCAAGTCCTGAGGAAGTTGCACCGATTTTGGCTGCTTCTCTTCAGATCATTGCGAAATTGGGGATACTGTCTAAAGTTTTCCTTCCGGAAACAGCAGACAAGATTTTCAATCTGCTCAAGATCGATAAAGATGCTTATAGTTGGGGCGATTTGGGAAGAACAGATCTCATTCAGGCAGGGCATCAGATATTCAAGGGGAAAGCGGAGATTCTCTTTTCTCAAATTGATGATGCAGTTGTCGAAGCCCAGCTCAAAAAGCTGGAGGACGCTAAAAATATAGCCACTTCCAATTTCCCGCCTTCCAAAGGGGAAATTAGCTTTGATGATTTTCAGAAAATGGACATCCGTATGGGGACCATTTTGGAAGCGCAGAAAGTACCCAAAGCAGACAAGCTACTTCAGTTTAAGGTGGATACGGGCATTGATGTGCGTACCATCGTTTCCGGCGTAGCTAAATACTTCAAACCGGAAGATTTGCTTGGAAAGCAAGTACCTGTTTTGGTGAATCTCGCTCCTCGCAAAATCCGAGGCGTTGTCTCTCAGGGCATGATCCTTTTTGCAGAAGATAGTTCCGAAGAACTCCACCTATTAAACCCTCTCAAAGAGATTGAGTCGGGTTCTATGGTGAATTGA